A genome region from Chromatiales bacterium includes the following:
- a CDS encoding sterol desaturase family protein: MTDPNAPWLIWLALFGWIGGAILVALWESLAPRRPEGQHLVQRWMTNLSLFAVNEGVAFALRAAALSTGLWAGSETGVGLFRMLELPFWAQCAALLVISDFVGYWQHRIEHLWAPLWRIHAIHHTDVEIDFSTNFRHHPLEVILSTMVALVVGWVLGPALAVWIVVQAISHTVQYLNHGNVRIPDAADRGLRRLIVTPDMHRIHHSRERVETDRNFGNVFPWWDRLFGTYRTRPWEGQLDLVAGLEYFREPREITLFKLLAMPFTWPRERSLQGQRTA; encoded by the coding sequence ACGGACCCCAACGCACCCTGGCTGATCTGGCTGGCGCTGTTCGGCTGGATCGGCGGCGCGATCCTAGTCGCGCTGTGGGAATCGCTGGCCCCGCGCCGGCCTGAAGGCCAGCACCTCGTGCAGCGCTGGATGACGAATCTGTCGCTGTTCGCCGTAAACGAGGGCGTCGCCTTCGCGTTGCGTGCCGCGGCGCTGTCGACCGGTCTGTGGGCCGGGTCCGAAACCGGCGTGGGCCTGTTCAGGATGCTCGAACTGCCCTTCTGGGCACAGTGCGCGGCGCTGCTGGTGATCAGCGACTTTGTCGGTTACTGGCAGCACCGCATCGAACACCTGTGGGCTCCCCTGTGGCGCATCCACGCGATTCACCACACGGATGTCGAGATCGACTTCTCGACCAACTTCCGCCATCACCCGCTGGAAGTCATCCTGAGCACAATGGTTGCGCTGGTGGTCGGCTGGGTGCTGGGGCCTGCGCTTGCGGTGTGGATCGTCGTGCAGGCGATTTCACACACCGTGCAGTATCTGAATCACGGTAACGTGCGTATTCCGGATGCCGCCGATCGCGGCCTGCGCAGGCTGATCGTCACGCCGGACATGCACCGGATTCACCACTCGCGCGAGCGCGTGGAGACCGACCGCAACTTCGGCAATGTGTTTCCCTGGTGGGATCGTCTGTTCGGCACGTACCGCACGCGCCCCTGGGAGGGTCAGCTCGATCTCGTGGCCGGGCTCGAGTATTTCCGCGAACCGCGCGAAATCACCCTGTTCAAGCTGCTGGCGATGCCGTTTACCTGGCCGCGCGAACGTTCACTGCAGGGCCAGCGCACGGCCTGA
- the phbB gene encoding acetoacetyl-CoA reductase, which translates to MARVALVTGGTRGIGEAISLALRDAGYTVVANYAGNDDAARAFSERTGIKTQKFDVGDFEAVQAAVAQIERDVGPVDVLINNAGITRDGTLQKMTFEQWNAVLQTNLTSCFNTCRAVIDGMRERGFGRVVNIGSVNGQAGQYGQVNYAAAKSGIHGFTKALAQEGAAKGITVNAIAPGYINTDMVRAVPEKVLEKIVARIPVGRLGEASEIARGVLFLVSDDAGFITGSTLSINGGQHMY; encoded by the coding sequence ATGGCAAGAGTGGCTCTGGTCACGGGCGGGACCCGTGGCATCGGCGAGGCGATCTCGCTGGCACTGCGCGACGCTGGATATACCGTGGTCGCGAACTACGCCGGCAACGATGACGCCGCGCGCGCCTTCAGCGAACGCACCGGCATCAAGACCCAGAAGTTCGACGTCGGCGACTTCGAGGCCGTTCAGGCTGCGGTCGCACAGATCGAGCGCGACGTCGGCCCCGTCGACGTGCTAATCAACAACGCCGGCATCACACGCGACGGCACGCTGCAAAAGATGACGTTCGAACAGTGGAACGCCGTGCTGCAGACGAACCTGACCTCGTGCTTCAACACCTGTCGCGCGGTGATCGACGGCATGCGCGAGCGCGGTTTCGGCCGCGTGGTGAACATCGGCTCGGTCAACGGCCAGGCCGGCCAGTACGGGCAGGTCAACTACGCGGCGGCCAAATCCGGCATCCACGGCTTCACCAAGGCGCTGGCGCAGGAAGGCGCGGCCAAGGGCATCACCGTCAACGCGATCGCCCCGGGCTACATCAATACGGACATGGTCCGTGCCGTGCCCGAGAAAGTACTCGAGAAGATCGTCGCGCGCATCCCGGTCGGCCGGCTCGGCGAGGCCTCCGAAATCGCACGCGGCGTGCTGTTCCTCGTCTCGGACGACGCCGGCTTCATCACCGGCTCGACCCTGTCGATCAACGGCGGCCAGCACATGTACTGA
- the aceA gene encoding isocitrate lyase has protein sequence MTTSNSELQAQSLQKSWQTDPRWAGVERGYSAADVLRLRGSIKIEYTLARLGAAKLWRRLHEDDYIHALGALSGNQAMQMAKAGLKAIYLSGWQVAADNNNASQMYPDQSLYPADSVPRVVERINNTLIRADQIECAEGGAKVDYFIPIVADAEAGFGGVLNAFELMKGMIAAGAAGVHFEDQLSSAKKCGHMGGKVLLPTQEAVQKLVAARLAADVLDVPTVLVGRTDAEAANLLTNDVDDRDKPFCTGDRTVEGFFRTKPGIDQAIARGLAYAPYVDLVWCETGKPDLEFARRFAEAIHKQYPDQLLAYNCSPSFNWKKNLDDATIAKFQRELGAMGYKFQFITLAGFHALNYSMFDLASRYRDQGMTAYVELQQAEFGSESRGYTATKHQREVGAGYFDTVTTVVSGGLSELTALSGSTEEDQFDKKAARG, from the coding sequence GTGACAACTTCCAACTCCGAACTTCAGGCGCAGTCGCTGCAAAAGTCCTGGCAAACGGACCCGCGCTGGGCGGGCGTCGAGCGCGGCTATTCCGCTGCTGATGTCCTGCGTCTGCGTGGCAGCATCAAGATCGAATACACCCTTGCGCGCCTGGGTGCGGCAAAGTTGTGGCGACGTCTGCACGAGGACGATTACATCCACGCGCTGGGCGCGCTGTCCGGCAACCAGGCCATGCAGATGGCCAAGGCCGGGCTGAAGGCCATCTACCTGTCGGGCTGGCAGGTCGCAGCCGACAACAACAATGCGTCGCAGATGTATCCGGACCAGTCCCTGTATCCGGCGGATTCCGTGCCGCGTGTGGTCGAGCGGATCAACAACACGCTGATCCGTGCCGATCAGATCGAGTGCGCGGAAGGCGGTGCGAAGGTCGACTACTTTATCCCGATTGTCGCCGACGCCGAGGCCGGTTTCGGCGGCGTGCTCAATGCCTTCGAACTGATGAAGGGCATGATCGCCGCGGGCGCGGCCGGGGTGCACTTCGAGGACCAGCTGTCGTCGGCGAAGAAATGCGGCCACATGGGCGGCAAGGTGCTGCTGCCCACTCAGGAGGCCGTACAGAAACTCGTCGCCGCGCGGCTCGCCGCCGACGTGCTCGATGTTCCGACCGTTCTCGTCGGGCGCACCGATGCCGAAGCCGCGAACCTGCTCACCAACGATGTCGATGATCGCGACAAACCGTTCTGCACCGGCGACCGTACGGTCGAGGGCTTTTTCCGTACCAAGCCTGGCATCGATCAGGCCATCGCACGCGGGCTCGCCTACGCGCCGTATGTCGATCTGGTCTGGTGCGAGACCGGCAAGCCTGATCTCGAATTCGCCCGCAGGTTTGCCGAGGCGATCCACAAGCAGTATCCGGACCAGCTGCTGGCCTACAACTGCTCGCCGTCATTCAACTGGAAGAAGAATCTGGACGACGCGACCATCGCGAAATTCCAGCGCGAGCTGGGTGCGATGGGCTACAAGTTCCAGTTCATCACGCTCGCCGGATTCCATGCGCTGAACTATTCGATGTTCGATCTGGCCAGTCGCTATCGCGACCAGGGCATGACGGCCTACGTCGAGTTGCAGCAGGCCGAGTTCGGATCCGAATCGCGCGGCTATACTGCGACCAAGCACCAGCGCGAGGTCGGCGCGGGTTACTTCGACACGGTGACGACCGTCGTCAGTGGTGGGCTGTCCGAGCTGACTGCACTGTCGGGCTCTACCGAAGAGGACCAGTTCGACAAGAAGGCGGCCCGCGGTTAA
- a CDS encoding class III poly(R)-hydroxyalkanoic acid synthase subunit PhaC encodes MTNPNANGATMIQEVAEFNRKLAVGLKNLSELDEISTGVSTREAVFRDDKVTLYRYATPAGVKRSKVPTLVVYALVNRPYMTDLQEDRSMIRGLLEAGQDVYLIDWGYPDAADRWITLDDYINGYIDSCVDHILKAHGRKDMNLLGICQGGTLSLCYSALHPRKVRNLVTMVTPVDFQTPDNLLSRWSQCLNVDLLVDTLGNIPGDLMNATFLSMQPFRMAGQKYIDAVDLMQEPDKLKNFMRMEKWIFDSPDQAGEAFRQFIRDLYQRNLLIKGELKIGARTVDLGAVDMPVFNVYAEKDHLVPPAASLALRKHVGTKDYRELAFRGGHIGIFVSGGAMAQVPPAIGEWLDKRG; translated from the coding sequence ATGACGAACCCGAATGCAAACGGCGCGACCATGATTCAGGAAGTCGCCGAGTTCAACCGCAAGCTCGCCGTGGGCCTGAAAAACCTGAGCGAGCTCGATGAGATCAGCACCGGCGTGAGCACGCGCGAGGCGGTGTTTCGCGATGACAAGGTGACGCTTTATCGCTACGCGACGCCGGCCGGCGTCAAGCGTTCGAAGGTGCCGACGCTGGTCGTGTATGCGCTTGTGAACCGCCCGTACATGACCGATCTGCAGGAAGACCGCTCCATGATCCGCGGACTGCTCGAGGCCGGGCAGGACGTCTATCTCATCGACTGGGGCTATCCGGACGCGGCCGATCGCTGGATCACCCTCGACGACTACATCAACGGATACATCGACAGCTGTGTGGATCACATCCTCAAGGCGCATGGCCGCAAGGACATGAACCTGCTCGGCATCTGCCAGGGCGGCACGCTGAGCCTGTGCTACAGCGCGCTGCATCCACGCAAGGTACGCAACCTCGTGACCATGGTCACGCCCGTCGACTTTCAGACGCCGGACAACCTGCTGAGCCGCTGGTCGCAGTGCCTGAACGTCGACCTGCTCGTCGATACGCTCGGCAACATTCCGGGCGATCTCATGAACGCGACGTTCCTGTCCATGCAGCCGTTCCGCATGGCCGGCCAGAAGTACATCGACGCGGTCGATCTCATGCAGGAGCCCGACAAGCTCAAGAACTTCATGCGCATGGAAAAATGGATTTTCGACAGCCCCGACCAGGCCGGCGAGGCGTTTCGTCAGTTCATCCGTGACCTGTATCAGCGCAATCTGCTGATCAAGGGCGAGCTGAAGATCGGCGCGCGCACCGTCGATCTGGGTGCGGTCGACATGCCCGTGTTCAACGTCTACGCCGAGAAGGACCACCTCGTGCCGCCGGCCGCATCGTTGGCCCTGCGCAAGCACGTCGGCACGAAGGACTACCGCGAACTGGCGTTCCGCGGCGGCCACATCGGCATCTTCGTCAGCGGCGGTGCAATGGCGCAGGTGCCGCCGGCGATCGGCGAGTGGCTGGACAAGCGCGGCTAG
- a CDS encoding rhodanese-like domain-containing protein has product MSKAKIVEIGPKQAWELIQEDPRAVLIDCRSEMEFLFVGHPAGAVHVPWIDEPDWNVNPNFAREVRKVMLGGIVCEPDDGCAPIVLICRSGKRSMEAGRVLLEAGFKRVFSINEGFEGELDDHHHRSTVGGWRFHGLPWEQC; this is encoded by the coding sequence ATGAGCAAGGCGAAGATCGTCGAAATCGGGCCGAAGCAGGCCTGGGAGCTGATCCAGGAAGATCCACGCGCCGTGCTGATCGACTGTCGCTCGGAGATGGAGTTTCTGTTCGTCGGTCATCCCGCGGGTGCGGTGCATGTGCCGTGGATCGACGAGCCGGACTGGAACGTGAACCCGAACTTCGCGCGCGAGGTGCGCAAGGTCATGCTCGGTGGCATCGTCTGCGAGCCGGACGATGGCTGTGCGCCGATTGTGCTGATCTGCCGCAGCGGCAAGCGTTCCATGGAGGCCGGTCGCGTGCTGCTGGAAGCCGGCTTCAAGCGTGTGTTCAGCATCAACGAAGGTTTCGAGGGCGAACTGGACGACCACCATCACCGTTCAACGGTTGGTGGCTGGAGATTCCACGGCCTGCCGTGGGAGCAGTGCTGA
- a CDS encoding acetyl-CoA C-acetyltransferase: protein MNDVPVIVAAGRTAIGNFGGALANVRAHELGATVIRALLERTGVAPESVDEVILGHVLTAGEGQNTARQASMAAGIPHTTPALTINKVCGSGLKAVHLAAQAIRCGDAEIVVAGGQENMSRSAHVVPNSRNGQRMGDWALKDTMIVDGLWDAFNSCHMGITAENIAKKFDISRADQDAFAAESQRRAGEALENSRFADEIVPVSIPQRKGDPIVFDRDEFPRPGTSAESLGKLRPAFDPAGCVTAGNASGLNDGAAAVIVMSEARAKALGLKPLACIRGFASAGVDPAIMGTGPIPASKKCLERAGWEVADLDLVEANEAFAAQAISVNRDLGWSLDRVNVNGGAIALGHPIGASGARVLVTLIHELAKRDGHKGLATLCIGGGQGVAMAIER from the coding sequence ATGAACGACGTACCCGTGATCGTCGCGGCCGGTCGCACGGCGATCGGAAACTTTGGTGGTGCGCTGGCGAACGTTCGCGCCCACGAACTCGGCGCCACCGTCATCCGCGCCCTGCTCGAACGCACCGGTGTCGCCCCGGAATCCGTCGACGAGGTCATTCTCGGCCATGTGCTGACCGCCGGCGAAGGCCAGAACACCGCACGCCAGGCCAGCATGGCGGCTGGCATCCCGCACACCACGCCGGCGCTGACCATCAACAAGGTGTGCGGCAGCGGGCTGAAGGCCGTACACCTCGCCGCGCAGGCGATCCGTTGTGGTGATGCCGAGATCGTCGTCGCCGGCGGTCAGGAGAACATGAGCCGCTCCGCGCACGTGGTGCCGAATTCACGCAACGGCCAGCGCATGGGCGACTGGGCGCTGAAAGACACCATGATCGTCGACGGCCTGTGGGATGCCTTCAACAGCTGTCACATGGGCATCACGGCCGAGAACATCGCGAAGAAGTTCGACATCTCGCGCGCCGATCAGGACGCCTTCGCGGCCGAATCGCAAAGGCGTGCGGGTGAGGCACTGGAAAACAGCCGCTTCGCCGACGAGATCGTTCCGGTCTCGATCCCGCAGCGCAAGGGCGACCCGATCGTGTTCGATCGCGACGAGTTCCCGCGCCCCGGCACCAGCGCCGAATCGCTCGGCAAACTGCGCCCGGCGTTCGACCCGGCCGGCTGTGTGACCGCCGGCAACGCATCGGGTCTCAACGACGGGGCGGCGGCCGTGATCGTCATGAGCGAGGCGCGTGCCAAGGCGCTTGGCCTGAAGCCACTGGCGTGCATTCGCGGATTCGCGAGCGCCGGCGTGGATCCGGCGATCATGGGCACCGGCCCGATCCCGGCGTCGAAAAAGTGCCTGGAGCGCGCCGGCTGGGAAGTCGCCGATCTGGATCTGGTCGAGGCCAACGAGGCATTCGCCGCGCAGGCGATCTCGGTGAACCGCGATCTCGGCTGGTCGCTGGACCGCGTGAATGTCAACGGCGGTGCCATCGCACTGGGACACCCGATCGGCGCCTCGGGCGCACGTGTGCTGGTCACCCTGATCCACGAGCTGGCGAAGCGCGACGGGCACAAGGGACTTGCTACGCTGTGCATCGGCGGCGGACAGGGCGTCGCCATGGCGATCGAGCGCTAG
- the phaE gene encoding class III poly(R)-hydroxyalkanoic acid synthase subunit PhaE, which yields MAANAFGNEWLDLQRRYWGLMQEMGSAALGDAGKPAAAPANPWLDMFEQWRRAAMPQSGVAGDLFGRVVDQGKVFDNLARVCNEGFQTAMNSGEQAQAAWSKAIEKGFEQLREGVGQTGGLDRVFSFWTAPVAEWQKQMPAMPAITDLFMQPGSGPWSQMTADGWYANTARWLNTPGLGLSRERQGQWQRAVTLYMDYQRAFLEFTALFKDFASETAQRLQTRMTEEAVAQPDGPWSTARGLYGLWVDAAEAVYAEIVTTDAYQAANGRMIDAQMSFKREMNQLVDASLHQLHLPTRADFDSLAQRVQSLKRENRALIQRIEALEGQSRDEPKAEKRPAKKKSAGGKSKKSKS from the coding sequence ATGGCGGCGAATGCTTTTGGTAACGAGTGGCTGGACCTGCAGCGGCGCTACTGGGGCCTGATGCAGGAAATGGGCAGCGCGGCGCTCGGCGATGCTGGCAAACCGGCCGCGGCGCCGGCCAACCCGTGGCTGGACATGTTCGAGCAGTGGCGCCGTGCGGCCATGCCGCAGTCCGGTGTGGCGGGCGATCTGTTCGGTCGTGTCGTCGATCAGGGCAAGGTGTTCGACAACCTGGCGCGGGTCTGCAACGAGGGCTTCCAGACCGCGATGAATTCCGGTGAGCAGGCGCAGGCCGCCTGGTCCAAGGCGATCGAGAAGGGCTTCGAACAGCTCCGCGAGGGCGTGGGCCAGACCGGAGGTCTCGATCGGGTGTTTTCATTCTGGACGGCGCCGGTGGCCGAATGGCAGAAGCAGATGCCGGCGATGCCGGCGATCACCGATCTGTTCATGCAGCCGGGCAGCGGCCCCTGGTCGCAGATGACCGCCGACGGCTGGTATGCGAATACCGCGCGCTGGCTGAACACGCCGGGTCTGGGTCTCAGCCGCGAGCGTCAGGGGCAATGGCAGCGCGCGGTCACGCTTTACATGGATTATCAGCGGGCATTCCTGGAATTCACCGCGCTGTTCAAGGACTTCGCCAGCGAGACCGCGCAGCGGCTACAGACACGCATGACCGAAGAGGCCGTCGCGCAGCCGGACGGACCGTGGTCCACCGCGCGCGGTCTGTATGGGCTGTGGGTCGACGCGGCCGAGGCGGTCTATGCCGAGATCGTCACCACCGACGCGTATCAGGCCGCGAACGGCCGCATGATCGACGCGCAGATGTCGTTCAAGCGCGAGATGAACCAGCTCGTGGATGCGAGCCTGCACCAGCTGCATCTGCCGACCCGCGCCGATTTCGACTCGCTCGCCCAGCGCGTGCAGTCACTCAAGCGCGAGAACCGCGCGCTGATCCAGCGCATCGAGGCGCTCGAAGGGCAGTCGCGCGATGAGCCGAAGGCGGAAAAGAGGCCGGCGAAAAAGAAGTCCGCCGGCGGCAAGTCGAAGAAAAGCAAATCCTGA
- a CDS encoding LysR family transcriptional regulator has translation MTDPKPPYYKQNRLKQLRAFVHAAQAGTVSKAAERLFLSQPSVSLQIQALEREFSTTLFERRGPSIKLTPEGEVLYELARPLIEAIDQLQETFYAHCGRLESGQLSIAAGEATILYLLPEPIKQFVAEYPGIDVKLQNVTGRDGMVMLRADEVDFAVGSFIDVPDDVCYRSLKTYKPVLITPRGHPLSKLESLTLADISPYGLILPPRHLSTWRIVDTVFNQNDATYQVALEAGGWEVVKKYVENGLGVSIVIDLCLTGDEDLEVIPLSRYFPKRDYGIVTRRGRFLSPQARRFIDMMDPHFFEATGETHNIKDDATDDARGTCTTQNDRSVGIR, from the coding sequence ATGACCGACCCCAAGCCCCCCTACTACAAACAGAACCGGCTCAAGCAGTTGCGTGCGTTCGTCCACGCGGCCCAGGCCGGCACGGTGTCGAAGGCCGCGGAGCGTCTGTTCCTGAGCCAGCCGTCCGTTTCGTTACAGATCCAGGCCCTGGAGCGGGAGTTCTCGACGACCCTGTTCGAGCGCCGCGGCCCGTCGATCAAGCTGACGCCCGAGGGCGAGGTGCTCTATGAACTGGCTCGCCCGCTGATCGAAGCGATCGACCAGTTGCAGGAGACCTTCTACGCCCACTGCGGTCGGCTCGAAAGCGGCCAGCTGTCGATCGCCGCCGGCGAGGCGACCATCCTTTATCTACTGCCCGAGCCCATCAAGCAGTTCGTCGCGGAATACCCGGGCATCGACGTGAAGCTGCAGAACGTCACCGGACGCGACGGCATGGTCATGCTGCGGGCCGACGAGGTTGACTTCGCCGTAGGCTCGTTCATCGATGTGCCCGATGACGTCTGCTACCGCAGCCTCAAGACCTACAAGCCGGTGCTGATCACCCCGCGCGGGCATCCGCTGTCGAAGCTCGAATCCCTGACGCTCGCCGACATCTCGCCCTATGGCCTGATCCTGCCGCCGCGGCATCTGAGCACCTGGCGCATTGTCGACACCGTGTTCAACCAGAACGACGCGACCTACCAGGTCGCGCTGGAGGCCGGCGGCTGGGAGGTCGTCAAGAAATACGTCGAGAACGGACTGGGGGTTTCCATCGTCATCGATCTGTGCCTGACCGGCGATGAAGACCTGGAAGTGATCCCGCTGTCGCGCTACTTCCCCAAGCGCGACTACGGCATCGTCACCCGTCGTGGCCGGTTTCTGTCACCACAGGCGCGCCGTTTCATCGACATGATGGACCCGCACTTTTTCGAGGCAACCGGCGAAACCCACAACATCAAGGACGATGCGACCGACGACGCTCGCGGCACCTGCACCACGCAGAACGATCGCAGCGTTGGAATACGCTGA